The stretch of DNA caaaaactttatcttaatgctcaaaaattatatcatctgatgtactacatcagatgtataatccacttactggtccaaacgttggaatcccACGTTTGGCCATGGAGAATTTTTAAAAACGTTGGTTTCCAAAATTTGGTCCATGGCTGAACGTTAGATCTCAAAGTTTGGTCCATGGATCAACCTTGGGGTACAAATTTCAGATTTACGCAGAAAAATCGCAATGTTTGCAATTACTAAGTCAATacgtgacgtaaatcaattatcgaATAGATTTAACTGTgcgcaaaaaataaataaaaattaaccaaataatgaaTCGATTAAGTTGTTTAAGTACCGGTGATCAGGATCCGTCATGTTAATTAATCTTGTTAATTATTGCTCttggtttttttttaatttagttgatttttagtagaatttgagaggaaattttttagagagagaaagtgacgTGTGAGTGCAAATGtagttatcattttttttttgaaaaacgtcgtcgataaaAATCAATCCTCGTATTTTAGCGCCATAGAAACCGAGTCAAACCAGTTTGTGAAGAACTAATATTATAAGAGGCGACAATAAGACGGAAGTAAGGGAGAGAGAAGTAGTTTACCAGATTAGAATATATAGGACACTATCTTGTAGAATCTTGTGGACTAGCATACTTGGCATGAGTTCATGCCTAATAGATTTCGAGTCTGTCACTCTCCGGTGACTTACCCGGTAATCTAGTATCACGTACACCCGAGAGTTTATCcagtgtgcaccaaagataacgGCTGCAGCTTCGctcgtcacaaaaaaaaaaaaataacatacttTTTgtgagtccatttttgaaataatggtcaaaaataaaatatttgtcgttttgggtcggttttgaaaatatttgacaaaatggtgtccacgtaggctcgggatttctagacctgaaacacgccactactaatggcgtgttttgtgaaggaaacacgccactagcagtggcgtgtctttacaacaattttttttcctcaactgattgaacttaaaaaaaaaaaaaaaatttacataagacacgccatagggggtggcgtgtttcccctcccaaacccgccattcccaatggcgtgtttgttttagtccattttttaatgaaatttctttccctactcattataaacacgccattggtagtggcgtgttttaggtccagaaatctCGAGCCTACGTGGACAACATTTTGacaaatactccctcttattcattcattttgtctcCTAATAAACACGAGATGGGCCTGGCCTTACCCGCGGTGGAGGAGAGAAGTCTAACTCACAAGCCCAAGAATGCTCTtatctcccaaaaccaattggcgatGGGAGAAACACCCCTAAACCTTATAAGATAGACAATCTCTCTTTTTTTCACCGATGTGGGACTCACAAGTGGATTTATACTCCAACACACCCCTTCACTTGTGAGCCCACTTAAAGATCGGTCTGGAGGGACTGGACATCCTCACAGCCGTCACAGTGCTCACTCGACCCGAGGGACCGGACTTCCTCATCTTTGGCTTAAACCGGAGGGACTGGACATCCTCACGGCGGGTCGGTGCACATAAAGGCTCATTTTTTAAACACGAGACCCAGGTCTTTTTTTttgccttgggctctgataccataataAACACGAGATGGGCCTGGCCTTACCCGCGGTGGAGGAGAGAAGTCTAACTCACAAGCCCAAGAATGCTCTtatctcccaaaaccaattggcgatGGGAAAAACACCCCTAAACCTTATAAGATAGacaatctctctctttttcaccGATGTGGGACTCACAAGTAGATTTATACTCCAACATCCCCCTTCTAttttgcacaaaaattaagaaaatgattttggaccacacaaaacactctattccactctaccccttgtaattaaatttggaccacacaaaagttaccaaaaaaggaaagagggacaaaaatccgactaacttcgataaggaaagagggacaaaatgaatgaataggagggagtattttcaAAACCAACCCAAAataacaaatattttatttttgaccattatttcaaaacgtagttgctcattcatgtacgagttttactcattcatggactttttttcattatttttccatCGCATGCCCTTTGcctagaaacgaaaaaaaaaaaaaaaaattctctctaattccccctcacaaaattaatcaaatttatcaaatccgtcaaattacacAATTATGGATGTTAATTCTCGTATCGATTAAGTATAATTCTAATTCGTAATTGTATTAATTATATCATCAAATTAACGAATTGATTTACaataattaaattagggtttgtttaaaACGTCGCCGGCGTTGGGGGAGGGATGGCGGTCGTCGCCACGTCACGGCGTCCATTGGCTGTTGTAGGCTTGTAGCGGTGACGCTGGTGGCAGGTTATGGGATAGATCATTGGCGTCGCGTCCGTCGTTGGTTTGTAGCAACGCTGGTGGCCGGCGTTGGGTTAAAGAACGGTGGCCGTCGGTGAGGGGTGGTGTGTGGATGCCGGCAGTGGCGTGGTGGTTGCTGCCTGCTGATGGTGGCTAGGGTGTGAAAGGGTTGTAGATCAATTTCATGAAAACAAATCTTGCGTGTTTACTGCTTCATGTTTCACTTGTTCATGTTCCTTTGTTTTGTATTGACAGAAGAATGGAGATGAGAGAGAGTTTGAGGGTATGAAAATAATATCATTAAAATAAAAGGGGTATTATGGTCATTTACGTCCATGAATAAGTAAAATCCGTACATGAATTAGCACCACCCATTTCAAAAATGGATTCACTTTTTGTTTTATGAATTTATGTGGTCTTATCCATCACATTTAAGACGGGATATACGACGATAAATTGACTACGATTTCATTTGACTTTatgccacaaaacacaaacccgACCGACGACCGTGCCACAACAGTCATGCTTTTGGCGGGAATTTTTCTCTGAATTTCTCCCAGAATTTTGGCGATTCTCATAACTCTTAGATGGGCAGCAATTTCATCCTCATTTTtctcacaaaaaccctaattttcatatTAGAGATATCATAATTAGGTTCTGTGCATTGCCCACCACCTGTTCGACGAAATTTCTCTGTGAAAATGGTGGTCGATAGAAAGAAAGCAACATTTGGGCAGTTAGATACTAAGGATAGATTATCAGATTTGCCGGATTCTATCATCCATCATATCATTTCTTTTCTGGGTACCGAAGAGGCGTGTCGAACGACCATTTTGTCGAAAAGATGGGTTCATATTTGGTCTACTGGCTTAATTCTTGATTTTAGGCCTCAGTTTTTTGCTGCTAAGAAAAATGGAGTTTTTGTGGATGGGTATGTGAGTGGTGTAAAAGGTCCATACGATACGGAAACTATTGGGAGGCTTGTGAATTTCATAGAAATCACAATGAGACGATATTCCGAGAAAAATCTATCTATAAGGAAGCTTAGACTTGAATATCCCACTGTTGATCAGGAGATGTCTGGGAGGATTGATGGATGGCTTGGAATCGCTTTGCAAAACCAAGTTGAGGTTTTGTCACTCTCTGTTATTCCCGAAGGCTCTCCATCTTATGGACTGCCCGCGATTTTATTCTTAGCAAAATCATTGATAAATTTGACATTTTGTAGGGTTAGAGTGCCacattttgaaaatttgaagcttaGTTCTCTGCAATCTTTAGATATGACCGAGGTCAATATAGACGAAAACATGCTACAAGACATTATTATGTCATGTCCCTTGAAAATTTTGAGGCTTGAGAGTTGTTCTGGCCCTCAAAATATTTCAATTCCTTGTTGCAGTAGACTGGAATCGCTTAATGTAACTCGAAGTATACCTATAGGTGGGAAAGTCTTGGTGGATACATCGAGTATTCAGCGTTGTACCTATTTTGGTTACAATGAAGATGATCCTTGGCCACTTCTTCTTACGCCTGCTTCAAAGAAAAATTTGAGGAATTTACACATTTCTGGTGTCGTGATCATGGATGATATTTTTGAGAAATTAGTGTCTGAACTTCCGTCAATGGAAAACATGGCATTTTACGGATGTACCATGCCAATGAATATTAGAATTGCAAGTCAAACACTAAAAGAGTTGGGAGTACATGATTGTTATGACTTGATTAATGTTGTGGTTGATGCTCCAGAGCTGGAcattttttgctataatggtgaCTTGCAGCTTTCATCTGTAATCAACAGTCAAAGCAAATACAATGCTTATCTTCATCTAAATATAGCTAAACTTGATAATCGAGCGTTGGTCAGAATCAAGAACCTCCTCAGAAAATCGAAGTGCTGCAAGGTTTTGTCCATCATTCTCAATGAAGCACATGACGTACCTGAGGTATTTCTAATCAATAGCTAATcaattgtgatttttgtttgagaatGATCACATGTTATCCTGTTTTATTTGTCATGTACTAACACGAAAATCATAAATCTTTTGAGTTCTATACACAGCCATGAATGCCATGGATATTCACCAGCAGAGTTCAGTTATCATTTTAATTAGAGGAACAATGGGGTACTTTTATTGTAAATGGTTAGCTTTAGAAAACAGTGATAAACAAGAGGTCTTAATTGCCATTGTTACTTGTCTAAGGTTCGGAGTTTGGTGTGGTTTATGATTATTGTTTCGAGCATTTTATGCTGCGGGTGTTTTTTCCCCTGTAAGTACATAGAGTGGAGACTGGAGAGTTTATGTGCCAATTGGCTTGGCTCATTTCGTCTCAGGGCCAGCTCAGGTTCAGGTTATTAGGATTGAAGTGAGTTCGGTTGGATCTTTCGTGTTGCTTTAATGCGAATATTAATGTTCTTGTTACAAATAAGTTGTTTGAGGTGTTTTCGAGTCATTTAGAATGCGGTAAAGTTAGGTTGGAAAATTGCTGATCAAGCTAAATTGCTGACCAAGAAAGGTTCAGGTTGGGGTCAAACTGTGTCAAGTCAGTTTTTCCATTTTGGGTTGAGATCAAGGAGGAGAcgggaaaaaaaaattattttttgacAGTGGGAGTTACGGAGACAGGTTTGAGGTTTATAATTCTAAACATGAAACTGGTGTATCCTAAACTTTAAAATCTGATTAAGTTCAAGGGTTTAGTGTCGTACTGTGGTGTAAACTCGATAGTTTTGGCACGCTTCTCCTTTCGGTACTGTACTATAAgtgtgtgtattttttttttgacagtaaAGTGAATATATTGTTACTAATTGATCCTTGTGTTGAATGTAAAGATTGAAGTTGACATGGACCGACTTAGCAAGATTCGTCAATATCGTGATGAACCTTGTTATGTCCAAGAGCTGAAGCTGTCTGTATCTTGCTCCACTCCCACTTCCGTCCTTGGAGAGTCAACATGTAAAGCTCTCATAGACGGCCTGCTATGGTGTTGCCGCCCTGATATTCTATCTTTATCCGTTACCATACCATATGATAACAATATTATCAGGGTATGCTGACTTTCATTAGTGCTAAGTACATTATACATTCTGTCACAGTTTCCATGATACGACATACTTCGTCAGTTTTCTGCATATTTGCACATCATGCTCTACATTTGCTAATAGCTTCTTGGTCTACATGAGATACTTTTGTAGCCCATCGTCCCATTACATTGTCTCCGTTTAAATTGAttgtcaattcatgtaaacttttaccATTACATATTCTGCTACACCACCAATCTACTAATGTCGCATTATTTGAATGGTTCTGTTTTTGCAGACTTTGCTCGAAATACTTGAGAACCAGGTAAAATATTGGAAGCATCCCTTGAAACGCATGGAAATTGAAGGCACTAATTGCTCCCTCTTATTTTCTAATTATGACCTTGATCTTCGTCTACGACTCTATTGGTAAACTGTACTAACTACTACTGAATTCAAATCTAGCTTGAACTTTATGGACTAGAAAAAGGGTGGCAGTTAAAAACATTTGATATCTTTTTTACTCCGTATTTGAATGACAACTCTTATTTTGTGTTAAAAATAGTTCTTGGTCATTATTTCAGCTATATTTTGCTGTATTTTCTTATtgaacaaaatcgagttttgcTGAGTAATATGACGTGATCATCTTACATCCTACTGTATGGTTTGTGATGGcttgagaaatgtttaagtatcTCTCCGCTAAAATGACAAACATTTGGTCTCCCTTGTTCCCTTGTGACGGAGGAAATGTaaacattttatgataaaaagttaccatccacaaattcttatttatgagataatggttacattttatcataaaatggtcACAAACTAATTGAAATATATAATATTCGACAGGGAGATGATAAGCTTTTCAACGATCTTACTAGAGTCTGATGCTATTAAATCGACTGTAAGCAATGAATGAATTTGTTGTTACTTGTCAGACCAATTTCAAATTTATGTTGATCATGTTGATCAAAGAATGTATAGAAGCTTTCTGCAAAGCTTCTGGTTGGAAGGTGGGTGCAGCTAAGTCTAGGGTTGTTTTTTCTCAAGAAATACCAGCCCATGTGACGCAAGCTTAATTATGGCCTTTGCAATGCACTGCCGGATTACCAAGGACATTCTGAAGACCTAGACAGGAAATCTCGAAAAATCTTATGGAGCAGAAATCGGGAAGCACGTGCTGTTGGGGTCAGCCTCATCTCATGGGAGAATGTTACAAAGGAGAAGAGGCTGGGAGGTCTAGGCTTAAGGTTCAATGAGGCAAGCTAATGCAGCTTTCATGGCTAAATTAGGATGGCGCCTTTTGACGGAACCAAATTCGGTTTGGGCTAGGGTTCTCAGGTTCAGCTATTGCAACGGGAGATGTGAGATTGACATGTTTTTGCGGATTATCTGCCTACTGATGTCTTACAGGCCCTGATGAAGATAAATGTGACGCCTTTTTCCGGGGTCCTACTTCTTCCGGCTTTTTTTTCCGGTGAACTCTGCAATTCTGCTAGATAGGGAATTGGGGAATAGTGGAATCATCAAATGATAGTACTTGGAAACTACCTTGGAAGACTTGGGCACCCCAAAAAATGAGATTATTCCTCTGGTTAGTAATGCATGACCATATGGTCCGTATCATGTCCAACTCCAATAGGGCAAAGCGGGGCTTCACAGACGATCCAAGATGTAATGTATGTGATAATGCTGAAGAGACTACTTTCCATTTTCTAAGAGAATTGCGAGTGTAGGTGAAATGAATGTGAAAGATTGGGTTTGAATATAATTTATCAGGAAAACCAAGTTTGGAGATTGAGATGTGGCCCTCTGTTTCTACTGTCACAATTTGGTGGCTTTGGAGATGACGGAATAGTCGAGTCTTTAATAGAAGTCAGGAGTTACCGTCTCATCCCTTCTTTTTAGCTAACCAGATTGATGATGTTGAGATTGATATGCACAGGAAGGGCTTTTGGGGGAATAATTAGACAGTCGGACTAAGGAGATCTTTGTCCGATCGTCGTTATAACCACCGGAAGGTTGGATGGAGCTTAAGATTGCTGTGCACAGGAAGGTCTTACGTCTctcatgcaaaaaaaaaaaaaatgaaagggtTAAGGtagtttttttcaaaaaaaaaaaccaaacaaatcaaaataattttcttcaaattagtaaaaagtaaattaattaatcgatgaaacattttttttttggcagctaaTCGATGAAACATTGAAAGCCAATGTTACGAAGAAAATTGGGAGAAATTGAAAGGGGAAACAATTACATTACTTCGTATGTGATTGAATTAATCGTGAACATAAATAAAAGAGCGAAATGAGTCACACTATTGCATGCAAGAACAACATTACATTAGAGTAAGTCTCCCTTAAAATGATATTATTCATTTTAGTCTTTAGACGAGTTAAATACACACAAATTATGTACTCCGTATATAAGAAatgtataaggaaaaacaatagTATATTTGTATTATATACACAAGTGTTACGATATATGATTCGTCTTAAGCTTAATACAAATAGCACCGTCTTAATTGAGAATTTGTGATGACCTAGTTTTTATATATCACTCCTACCAATTTATTTCTTTACTTTTCTTAATTTTCGTATTGACGgttttaatcaaatgtaaacaaataattaagacgAGTATATTGTATTATTAAGTGACACCGAATGACCCAAtattaggctctgtttggtaaaactaactgaaaatgtagctgaaacctgaaaaggtaggtgaaaactgaaaaggtacCTAAAACCTGAAAagataactgataaggtagctgaaaattagaaactgataaggtaactgattatataaaaagatGTTTGACAAACTAACTACAAAGGTAACTGATtctgatgaaatgacgtaaaaggatatgataattatttaacattatagatttaaagggtaaaaacggaaaattaaaccaaatcaggtacctgaaatctcaaatgctactctaggtagcatttcatttcgaTAAACATTTGGTTAAATAAATACTTTGCACAAACGCTTACAAAGAAATAAGactaaattttggtcaaataaaatTTCTTTTGGCCAAATCAATGACTGAAATCGCTTTGTCAAACGGAGCCTTACTAGTCCTCTCACTTCTAGCACAACTTACAAAATGTTGGTTCTATCACTTCTATGAACAAGAAAAAACAAAACACTCCACACACATTTTTGGCGGGAAATGTCATCTGATCATCTTCTCAGTTTTGGCGGGAAATCCTGATTATTCGCCCATTGCCTGTAATTTTTACTAACATTTTTCTCGCAAAACGCCAGTTTTCAAATAGGAAGGCAATCAAATATCAAATCAATTAGGGTTTGGGAGTTGCACACCACCTGTTCGACGAAATTCCTCAGTGAAAATGGTGGTCCATGGAAAGAAAGCAGCATATGGGCAGTTAAACCACATGGATAGATTGTCATATTTGCCTGATTCTATCATCCACCATATCATTTCTTTTCTGGGTACCGAAGAAGCGTGTCGAACGACCATTTTGTCGAAAAGATGGGCTCATGTTTGGTCTACTGGCTTAATTCTTGAGTTTAAACCTCAATATTTTGTTCCTAAGATTGATGGGGATTTTGTGGGCACTATTAACGATCCTTACAGTGACGAAACTGTTAAGAGATTTATGAATTTCATTGAATCCACAATGCGACGATATTCCGAGAAGAATCTTTCTATTAGGAAGTTTAAGCTTAAatatccaaaaattgacccaGAGATGACCGGGAGGATTGATAGATGGGTTGGAATCGCTTTGCGAAACCAAGTTGAGGAATTGTCGCTCTCTGTTATTCCAGATCCAGATAAATGGGAGGATCCTCCCTTGTATACACTGCCTGCGATTTTGTTCTCCGCAAAATCATTGATGAGTATGAAATTGTTTGGAGTTAGATTGCCATATATTGAAGATGCCAAGCTTGTCTCACTTCAATCTTTGAATTTGTCAAGAGTCGATGTAGACCAACAAATGCTACGAGATATTATTATGTCGTGTcccttgaaaattttgaagcttgAGAGGTGCTCTGGCCTTTCAAATATTTCTATTCCTTGTTGCAGTAGGCTGGAGTCCTTCCATGTAGCTGAAACTGTACCTATAGGTGGGACAATCTCGGTGGATACATCAAGCTTACAGCGATGTACCTACATTGGTTGCTATTTTCCTTGGCCGGTTATTCTTACGCCTTCTTCAAAGAAAAATTTGAGGGAGTTACGCATTTATAACACCTTTA from Silene latifolia isolate original U9 population chromosome 10, ASM4854445v1, whole genome shotgun sequence encodes:
- the LOC141606663 gene encoding F-box/FBD/LRR-repeat protein At2g04230-like; protein product: MVVDRKKATFGQLDTKDRLSDLPDSIIHHIISFLGTEEACRTTILSKRWVHIWSTGLILDFRPQFFAAKKNGVFVDGYVSGVKGPYDTETIGRLVNFIEITMRRYSEKNLSIRKLRLEYPTVDQEMSGRIDGWLGIALQNQVEVLSLSVIPEGSPSYGLPAILFLAKSLINLTFCRVRVPHFENLKLSSLQSLDMTEVNIDENMLQDIIMSCPLKILRLESCSGPQNISIPCCSRLESLNVTRSIPIGGKVLVDTSSIQRCTYFGYNEDDPWPLLLTPASKKNLRNLHISGVVIMDDIFEKLVSELPSMENMAFYGCTMPMNIRIASQTLKELGVHDCYDLINVVVDAPELDIFCYNGDLQLSSVINSQSKYNAYLHLNIAKLDNRALVRIKNLLRKSKCCKVLSIILNEAHDVPEIEVDMDRLSKIRQYRDEPCYVQELKLSVSCSTPTSVLGESTCKALIDGLLWCCRPDILSLSVTIPYDNNIIRTLLEILENQVKYWKHPLKRMEIEGTNCSLLFSNYDLDLRLRLYW
- the LOC141609470 gene encoding F-box/LRR-repeat protein At4g14096-like, translating into MVVHGKKAAYGQLNHMDRLSYLPDSIIHHIISFLGTEEACRTTILSKRWAHVWSTGLILEFKPQYFVPKIDGDFVGTINDPYSDETVKRFMNFIESTMRRYSEKNLSIRKFKLKYPKIDPEMTGRIDRWVGIALRNQVEELSLSVIPDPDKWEDPPLYTLPAILFSAKSLMSMKLFGVRLPYIEDAKLVSLQSLNLSRVDVDQQMLRDIIMSCPLKILKLERCSGLSNISIPCCSRLESFHVAETVPIGGTISVDTSSLQRCTYIGCYFPWPVILTPSSKKNLRELRIYNTFIKNDIFDKLVSELPSIVNIAFFSCSMQKCIRIASQTLKDLSIHDCVNLSRVTMEAPKLDTFCFNGGWRLSSVINSHNSYNAYFYLTVTDLDTRAFYSIKQLLGKSKCCKVLSISVSDEIGMPEIELDKDQLRYFSGRPPSDAIDVQELKLCVSCDNSIPSEFSCRALIDGLLWCCRPDILSLSVTFSFENSVIKTFLEVLQKKVKYWKHPLKRMEIEGTDCSSLLLSWDLEVRFRLYW